A single region of the Brassica rapa cultivar Chiifu-401-42 chromosome A03, CAAS_Brap_v3.01, whole genome shotgun sequence genome encodes:
- the LOC103862576 gene encoding LOW QUALITY PROTEIN: VQ motif-containing protein 29 (The sequence of the model RefSeq protein was modified relative to this genomic sequence to represent the inferred CDS: substituted 1 base at 1 genomic stop codon), translated as MKQVVFKKYLLILKTFINLXSQAFMSQSYLSAQETNTLTTRNYLMSLHSTRKQPSKPMKRPVSSPLKSMHPQVYRVEPANFKELVQRLTGAPEHDDVVKPFKSFDDLANESSSSLAFDLSSSSWGDLSLQTPANLSRW; from the exons ATGAAACAAGTGGTGTTTAAA AAATATTTGCTTATCCTAAAAACTTTCATAAATCTGTAATCTCAGGCGTTCATGTCTCAGAGTTACCTTAGTGCCCAAGAAACTAATACACTGACAACAAGAAATTACCTAATGTCACTCCATTCGACCAGAAAGCAACCTTCAAAGCCAATGAAGAGGCCTGTATCATCGCCTTTGAAGTCCATGCATCCCCAGGTTTACCGAGTCGAGCCAGCAAACTTCAAAGAGTTGGTTCAGAGGCTAACTGGTGCACCTGAGCACGATGATGTGGTTAAACCCTTCAAGAGTTTTGATGATTTGGCAAATGAGAGTTCTTCATCATTAGCATTTGATTTATCATCCTCATCATGGGGAGATTTATCACTTCAAACTCCTGCAAATCTCTCCAGATGGTAG
- the LOC103862577 gene encoding basic leucine zipper 63, whose product MLSTVPAFSMSEPGLVNQFQGFQTGFTPWEWDCSDLFSVNQLPLEPAVPSPCFAESDSGLVKIKPGFDGIKPGSDENYTGFIKTKPGFDEAQSSHGVPDEPDSDDPKQWTAIVSLHSGEQNHNRNKLIQPEMTEEKKRKRMESNRESAKRSRMRKQSHINNLRNQVNQLDLENRELKNRLQLFTYQLQRVNTDNIQLVAEQDILRLRLSEMRRILMIRRQQQWGLNNRRMIMTEQNPSTIMDHMIYISK is encoded by the coding sequence ATGTTGTCCACTGTACCGGCCTTTTCCATGTCTGAACCGGGTTTAGTTAATCAATTTCAGGGATTCCAAACCGGGTTCACTCCTTGGGAATGGGACTGCTCTGATCTCTTTTCCGTTAACCAGCTGCCTCTTGAACCGGCCGTTCCCAGTCCATGTTTTGCTGAATCCGACTCTGGTCTCGTCAAAATTAAACCTGGTTTTGATGGCATCAAACCCGGTTCTGATGAAAATTATACCGGTTTCATCAAAACTAAACCCGGTTTTGACGAAGCCCAAAGTTCCCACGGCGTACCAGATGAACCGGACTCGGACGACCCAAAACAATGGACAGCCATCGTGAGTTTACACTCGGGAGAGCAGAATCATAACCGGAATAAACTAATTCAACCCGAGATGACcgaggagaagaagaggaagaggatggAATCGAACCGGGAATCAGCGAAACGGTCGAGAATGCGTAAACAAAGTCACATTAATAACTTAAGGAACCAAGTAAACCAGCTCGACTTGGAAAACCGTGAGCTCAAGAACCGGCTCCAGTTATTTACATACCAGCTTCAACGAGTGAATACAGACAACATCCAGCTCGTGGCGGAACAAGACATTCTCCGGTTAAGATTGTCGGAGATGAGGCGGATCCTGATGATCAGACGACAACAACAATGGGGACTCAATAACCGGAGAATGATCATGACTGAACAAAACCCATCTACGATCATG